The window GAGGACCGGCGCGCCGGAGCCGTTCTCGGCGATGTGGACGACACCGGAGGCGGTCTCGACAAATCGGCGGCGCGTCTTCTGCATCATCGGAATGCTTCCTTTTTGCTGGCGCTTACAGGAAATGCTGCACCATCGCCTTCACCCGCGTGTGCCCGAGAACCGCCTCCTCGCCGAGGTCGAAACCCTGGCCGGAGCTTTTCCAGCCACCGAACGGCAGCGCCATGTCGAGCGCGTTATGGACATTCACCCAGATCGAGCCTGCCTTGATGCCCCTGCCCATCCTGCGGACTGTCCGGATGTCGTTGCTCCACACGCTGGCGCCAAGACCGAACTCCGTATCGTTGGCGAGTTGCAGCGCCTCCTCGTGCGTTTGAAACGATGCCGTCACGAGAACGGGGCCGAAGATTTCTTCGGCAACGGGCGTCATGCCGGACGAGACGTCCGCCAGGATCGTCGGCTCGATGTAGGCGCCGTCATGGTCCGGGCAGCCGCCACCGGTGACGAGGCGGGCGCCCTCCGACCGGCCGGCGGCGATGAAGCCCAGCACGCGGTCGCGATGCGCGCGGTTTGCGAGCGGCCCCATCTGCGTCTCCGCCAGCAGGGGTGAGCCGAGCCTGATCGATCGGGCGATCTCGGCGACCCCCTCGACCACCTCGCGGTAGCGGCTGGCATGCACGTAGAGGCGCGAGCCCGCGCAGCAGTTCTGGCCATGGTTGGCGAAGATGCCCCAGGCGGCAGCCGGAATCGCCCGGTCGAGATCCGCGTCCTCCATCACGATGAAGGGCGATTTCCCGCCGAGCTCCAGGCTGACCGACTTGAATTGCGAGGCGGCCGCCTCCGCTATGCGCCGTCCGGTCGCGGTCGATCCGGTGAAGGAGACCTTGTCGACGCCCGGATGCTTCACAAGCGCCTCGCCGACGGCGGCCTCGCTGCTGGTCAGGACATTGAGGACGCCTTCCGGAATGCCGGCCTCCAGCGCCAGCTCCGCCAGACGCAGGGCGGTGAGGGGTGTTTGAGGGGCGGGTTTCAGGACGACGGTGCAGCCTGCCGCAAGGGCCGGGGCGATCTTCCAGATTGCAATTCCGAGCGCCACGTTCCAGGGAACGATCGCCGCGACGACGCCGATCGGCTCGCGGTAGGTGTAGCCGTCGAATTCGCCGTTCGGGATATAGGGGATCGAGACCGGCAGCGTCGTGCCCTTGATCTTGGTCGCCATGCCGGCCATGTACCGCAGCACCAGTATCGAGTGCTCGACGTCGATGCCGCGCGTATTGGCAAGAAGGCGGCCGGATTCGAGCGTCGCGATCTCCGAGAGTTCCCGGATGTTCTCCTGCAGCAGGTCCGCAAGGCGCAGCAGGCATGCCTCGCGTTCGTGCGGCCGTTTTCCTGCCCATGCGCCCCCCAGCGCCGTTCGTGCCGCGCTCACCGCGGCATCGACATCGCCGAGGCCGGCTTCCGCGGCGCGAGATACCATCCGGCCGGTCGTCGGGTCGATGACGTCATAGTGCCGCCGCCCCTCGACGGGTCGACCGGCGATGAACACGCCATGTTCCCGGTCGAGGAAGGACCTCGCCTCCGCGCAGAGCAGGTCCATGTCATTTTCGAGATGCCGCATTCCGGGCTCCTTCATTGCGAGTATTGGGCGTGCAGTTGCGGGTTTCCTCTCGCTGCTGCGACGAGCGTCCTGGTGTATTCGTGCTGCGGATTGTTGAAGACCTCTTCGACGGGCCCCTGCTCGACGATCTCCCCCTTGCACATCACCAGCGTTCGATCGCAGACGTGGCGAACGACTGCGAGATCGTGCGAGATGAGCAGCAGCGAGAACGAGGCCTCCTTGCGCAGTTCTCTCAGCAGTTCGAGGATCTGCGCCTGCACCGAAACATCGAGGCCCGAGACGATCTCGTCGGCGATCAGCAGGCGCGGGTTCGAGCAGAGCGCCCGCGCGATATTGACGCGCTGCTTCTGTCCCCCGGAGAGCTGGTCGGGAAAACGCCCGATGGCGTCCGCCGGCAGCATGACCTTGCCGAGCAGGTCCGTCGCCAGCTGCTTGCGGGCTTGCGACGTAAGGCCGTCCCCGCGACATTCCACGCTCTGGGTCACAAGGCTGCCGATGCGCCGGCGGGGATTGAGCGCGGACTGGGGATCCTGGAAGACGAGCTGGACCTGGTCGAAGAACCTGTCGCGCGGCGTTGTCGTGCGGTCCATGCCGACGACGTCGAGAGATCCGGACGTGACGTCCTCCAGGCCCACGATGAGCTTGGTCAGGGTGCTCTTGCCGGATCCGCTCTCGCCGACGATGCCGACGAATTCGCGCTCGCGCACTTCGAAATCCAGTCCCCGCAGCGCTTCCACCTGCCGCACCCGGCCGAGCCAGTCATGCTGGCGGTAGGCCTTTCCGAGCGCCCTTGCCTTCAAGACGAGTTGGTTTCCGGGGACGACGCCGTCCTGGTCCGCCCTGGGCGGGGGCGCCGTGATCGTTTCCGTGCGCTCCGGCCGGTGGCATGCGCTCCAGTGGCCCGGTGCGATGATATGCGGAGCGGGCTTGGCGCTGACGCACAGATCGTCGGCGAGCGGACAGCGCGGCGCGAATTCGCAGCCGGCCATCGCGGTCCTTTCGATCGCGCTCGGCATGGCCTTCGGCAGGATCATCAGCCGCGACATCGGTCCGGCCAGGTTGGGGGTGGCGAGGTTGAGGCAGCGCGAATAGGGATGCTTCGGCTCGTTGATGATACGGCGGGCATCCCCCGTTTCGATGACCCGGCCCGCATAGAGGACGGCGACGTCGTCGCATACGTCGGCGGCGAGGTGCAGGTCGTGCGTGATGAAGAGCACGGAGGTGTTGTGCGCCTGGCGCATCCTGGCGATGAGTTCCACGACCTTGAGCTGGATGGTGACGTCGAGCGCGGTCGTCGGCTCGTCCGCGATGACGAGGCGGGGATTGGAGGCAAAGGCCATCGCGATCAGGACGCGCTGCAACATGCCCCCCGACAGTTGGTGAGGATAGCTTCCCAGCAGCTCCTTCGGGCGGCTCAGCCCGACTTCCGAGAAAAGGTCGATGGCACGCTGTTCACGGATGCGGGGGCTTCTGATCCCGATCCTCGCAAGATGGCGGCCGACCTGCTGTCCTATGGTGAGGGACGGATTGAGAGCGGTCATCGGCTCCTGCGGTATGAAGCCGATATCCCGCCCCAGCAGGTCCCTGCGCGTTTTCGGCGTCATGTCCGTGAGCGTCAGGCCGTCGAACTCGATGGAGCCGCGCGAGATGGTGAGCGCGGTGGGCAGGGTATCGGCAATGGCGCTGCCGATCATCGACTTGCCCGCGCCGGATTCGCCGATGACCCCGAGGATCCTGCCGGGACCGATCGCCAGATCCACGTCGTTGAGGATCTTTTCCCCCGTCCGCAGCGAGATGTCGAGGCGCTTTATGTGGAGAATATCGTGTGCGGTCATGAATCAGGCATCCCGGTTCGCGGTTTGACGCGGGTCAAGGGCTCGTCGCAGGCCGTCGCCGAAGATGTTGAAGCTCAGAACGGTGATGAAGATCGCGAGAATAGGCAAGGCCAGCCCCCACGGAGCGTCGAACATGTTGATGCGCGCATCCGCGATCATCTGGCCCCAGGCCGGCACATCGGAAGGAACGCCCATCGCGACAAAGGAAAGGATGGCCTCGACCACGACGGAAATTCCCATCTGCAGGCTGAGCAGGGTGATCAGCATCGGCAGGGTCGCCGGGAAAATCTCCTTCATGATCACGCGGACATGCGGAAAGCCGATGAGGCGGGCGAAAGACACGTAGTCCTGGCCCCGCACGACCTGCACCTCGCTTCGCAGGACGCGGCAGAAGCGGGTCCAGTCCACCAGCACGATCGCAAGGATGACCTTGTCCGTCCCGACGCCGAGCCCGATGATGAGGAGCATCGACAGGACCACGGGCGGAAAGGAGAGCCAGACCTCGACCATCCGGCTGATGATCCAGTCGACCCACCCGCCGAAATAGCCCGCCAGATGGGCGAAGAAGGCCCCGAGGATCATGGCGCCGAAGGACGCGGCGGTGGCGACCGTCATCGCCGTGCGGGCCCCGTAGATGAGGCGCGAAAGCGTATCGCGGCCCAGGCTGTCGGTTCCGAGCAGATGCTCGGCCGATCCGTCGGCCGCCCAGGCCGGCGGGGCCAGGATATAAAGCAGGTCCTGGTCGTTCGGATGGTAGGGGGCAAGCCACGGCGCAAAGACGCCGCACAGGAGCACCAGGCTGGCGACGAGACCGCCGATCAGAAGCGCGGAATTGGATGTCCGAAGGAATTTGACCATCACCCGTTCCTCAGCTTCGGGTTCAGCAGATAGGCGGCAGCATCGGCCAGGGAGTTGAAGAGGAGCGTGGTGGCGCAATAGATCAGCGCGACGGCCATGATCACCGAAAGATCGGCCGTCTGCATGGCCTTGACCATCAGGTTGCCGAGGCCGGGGAAGGAGAAGATGACCTCGACGAGGAGCGTGCCCCCGAAAAGCCCGCCGAACTGCGTGCCCACCAGGATGACCACGGGGAGGATCGCGTTCTTGAGGGCCTGCCCGAAAAGGATTTCCCTGTCACTCAGTCCCCGCAGCCGCGCCTGCCGGATGTAGCTCTGCTGGTAGGTGTTGACGAGGCTCGAATGCAGCACGCGCACGATGGTCGGGGAAAACGCAAACCCCAGGGCCATGACGGGCAGCGCGATGTGGCTGACCGCGCTCGCGAAAATCGCCATGTCGCCCGTCAGGAGCGAGTCGATGAGCAGAAAGCCCGTATGCTCGGGAACCTGCAGGCCCGGATCGAGGCGGCCGTTGACGGGGAAGATGGGAAACAGAACGCCGAACAGCAGGATGAACAGCAGCGCGAGCAGGAAATCGGGCAGCGCCATGATCGCGGACGTGATCACCATTCCGACGGACTCGAAAGGCGTGCCGCGCGCAGAGAAGATCAGGAGGCCGCCCGCGACACCGACGAGGACGGCGAAGACCAGTGCGCACATCGCCAATTCGATCGTCGCCGGCAGTCTTTCGAGGACGATTCGAGCCGTTGGCATCCGATATTGCGACGATTCCCCGAGGTCGCCCTCGACGGCCCGGTTCAGCCAGCGCGTGTACTGTTCCCAGATGGGCTTGTTGAGCCCCATTTCCTCGCGCTTGGCTTCGACCTGCTCGATCGTCGCCGACGGCGGCATGGACATCTGCGCCGGGTCGACCGGCAGGATCCGCAAAGCACCAAAGACAAGGATCGTGACAACCGCGAAAACGGGCACGATCGCCATGAGCCGCCGACCGACGACCCGCACTATAGCTTTGATCAAAACCGCACCTCCATGGCCGATGAAACGTGCCATCGCCCGGTCCGGGCCGATGGCACGGTCTCGCGTGGCGTCAGGTTACTCCGCCTTGATGGCCTTGGGCCGGACGAGGCCGTTTGACCAGGGCGTCAGCGTGATGCCCTTGCGGTATCCGATCGTCTGGATGGCCTGGACGAGCGGAATGATCGCACCCTCGTTGATGAGGTATTGATTGAGTTCCTCGTATCCCTTGATGCGCTTTTCGTAGTTCGGCTCGCTGAAGAGCGGCTTGACCTTGGCCGTGACTTCCGGCGTCTTGTAGGTCGAGAAGGGCAGTTCCTCGTTGAACATGTGGCCGGTGAAGAGCTCCGGATCGCCCGTGCCGTTCTCCCAGACGAAAAGCGATGCGTCGGGCAGCTTCCCCGCCGCGTTCAGATCGTACCATTGCGCTTCGGTGATCACCGTCAGGTCGGCCTTGATGCCGACCTTCTCCCACATGGTGACGATCGCGCGGGCGATGTCGTAGTCACCCGGGAACTGGCCATTGGTCGTCGCCATGCCGATATTGACCGGTTTTTCGGCGCTGTAGCCCGAGGCGGCGAGCAACTCCCTGGCCTTTTCGGGATCGTAGGGGAAGTGGAAGCCGGGGGGGTTGCCCGGCATGCCGGGAATCGTCGGGACGTCGATGGTGACGGCTTCGCTGCCGAAGAAGGCCTTCGACAGGAGCTTCTTGTCGATCGCATGATGCGCGGCCAGGCGGATGTTGCGATCGGCGAAGGTGCCGTCGGCGCGCACCGTGACGTAGATGATCCTGGCGATCGGATTGGCGATGGCATTGTAGTTGCCGCTCTGCTGCAGCCGCTTCACGTCACGGATCGACAGCTCCATCGCGATATCCACGGTGCCCGATTCGAGCGCGGCCAGGCGTGCC is drawn from Shinella sp. PSBB067 and contains these coding sequences:
- a CDS encoding aldehyde dehydrogenase, with translation MRHLENDMDLLCAEARSFLDREHGVFIAGRPVEGRRHYDVIDPTTGRMVSRAAEAGLGDVDAAVSAARTALGGAWAGKRPHEREACLLRLADLLQENIRELSEIATLESGRLLANTRGIDVEHSILVLRYMAGMATKIKGTTLPVSIPYIPNGEFDGYTYREPIGVVAAIVPWNVALGIAIWKIAPALAAGCTVVLKPAPQTPLTALRLAELALEAGIPEGVLNVLTSSEAAVGEALVKHPGVDKVSFTGSTATGRRIAEAAASQFKSVSLELGGKSPFIVMEDADLDRAIPAAAWGIFANHGQNCCAGSRLYVHASRYREVVEGVAEIARSIRLGSPLLAETQMGPLANRAHRDRVLGFIAAGRSEGARLVTGGGCPDHDGAYIEPTILADVSSGMTPVAEEIFGPVLVTASFQTHEEALQLANDTEFGLGASVWSNDIRTVRRMGRGIKAGSIWVNVHNALDMALPFGGWKSSGQGFDLGEEAVLGHTRVKAMVQHFL
- a CDS encoding ABC transporter ATP-binding protein, which gives rise to MTAHDILHIKRLDISLRTGEKILNDVDLAIGPGRILGVIGESGAGKSMIGSAIADTLPTALTISRGSIEFDGLTLTDMTPKTRRDLLGRDIGFIPQEPMTALNPSLTIGQQVGRHLARIGIRSPRIREQRAIDLFSEVGLSRPKELLGSYPHQLSGGMLQRVLIAMAFASNPRLVIADEPTTALDVTIQLKVVELIARMRQAHNTSVLFITHDLHLAADVCDDVAVLYAGRVIETGDARRIINEPKHPYSRCLNLATPNLAGPMSRLMILPKAMPSAIERTAMAGCEFAPRCPLADDLCVSAKPAPHIIAPGHWSACHRPERTETITAPPPRADQDGVVPGNQLVLKARALGKAYRQHDWLGRVRQVEALRGLDFEVREREFVGIVGESGSGKSTLTKLIVGLEDVTSGSLDVVGMDRTTTPRDRFFDQVQLVFQDPQSALNPRRRIGSLVTQSVECRGDGLTSQARKQLATDLLGKVMLPADAIGRFPDQLSGGQKQRVNIARALCSNPRLLIADEIVSGLDVSVQAQILELLRELRKEASFSLLLISHDLAVVRHVCDRTLVMCKGEIVEQGPVEEVFNNPQHEYTRTLVAAARGNPQLHAQYSQ
- a CDS encoding ABC transporter permease; protein product: MVKFLRTSNSALLIGGLVASLVLLCGVFAPWLAPYHPNDQDLLYILAPPAWAADGSAEHLLGTDSLGRDTLSRLIYGARTAMTVATAASFGAMILGAFFAHLAGYFGGWVDWIISRMVEVWLSFPPVVLSMLLIIGLGVGTDKVILAIVLVDWTRFCRVLRSEVQVVRGQDYVSFARLIGFPHVRVIMKEIFPATLPMLITLLSLQMGISVVVEAILSFVAMGVPSDVPAWGQMIADARINMFDAPWGLALPILAIFITVLSFNIFGDGLRRALDPRQTANRDA
- a CDS encoding ABC transporter permease; the protein is MIKAIVRVVGRRLMAIVPVFAVVTILVFGALRILPVDPAQMSMPPSATIEQVEAKREEMGLNKPIWEQYTRWLNRAVEGDLGESSQYRMPTARIVLERLPATIELAMCALVFAVLVGVAGGLLIFSARGTPFESVGMVITSAIMALPDFLLALLFILLFGVLFPIFPVNGRLDPGLQVPEHTGFLLIDSLLTGDMAIFASAVSHIALPVMALGFAFSPTIVRVLHSSLVNTYQQSYIRQARLRGLSDREILFGQALKNAILPVVILVGTQFGGLFGGTLLVEVIFSFPGLGNLMVKAMQTADLSVIMAVALIYCATTLLFNSLADAAAYLLNPKLRNG
- a CDS encoding ABC transporter substrate-binding protein: MKLAGAAGCALLVRPDLAFADEIENVSIAWMTDPVTWDPNQRLSPDPQTILKTVFDQPLDQTPDLKLVPSVVTEWQMAEDALSLHLKLRDDVTFSDGSKLTAQDIRYTYHERFVKGDQIDLVVGFGVVSDIEVVSPTEAVMRFSKPFPTAPQWLAFSSSYIVSKAYAEKVGVQGLQTSPMGSGPYVVKEYKRDSRIVLTRRDDYWGEKPSIKQLTFEIIPDPTARLAALESGTVDIAMELSIRDVKRLQQSGNYNAIANPIARIIYVTVRADGTFADRNIRLAAHHAIDKKLLSKAFFGSEAVTIDVPTIPGMPGNPPGFHFPYDPEKARELLAASGYSAEKPVNIGMATTNGQFPGDYDIARAIVTMWEKVGIKADLTVITEAQWYDLNAAGKLPDASLFVWENGTGDPELFTGHMFNEELPFSTYKTPEVTAKVKPLFSEPNYEKRIKGYEELNQYLINEGAIIPLVQAIQTIGYRKGITLTPWSNGLVRPKAIKAE